A single window of Candidatus Hydrogenedentota bacterium DNA harbors:
- a CDS encoding Hsp70 family protein: MALAAVDFGTCNTLLARVNESSGQTETVALPGITVPVVYRASADAPELTVHVVPSLIHYGAEETLIGAQVLARGLLDHPDTFRWMKRAVAGRNTDRRKTPQGHKGYVDASSDFLLLALRYAGEALPLDSGEVTFTAPVESFEDFEDWLRETAARAGAGRCRLLDEASASVFGYEGLPGAGEAFMVVDFGGGTLDVSVVRMDPSSATEKKAVQLGRAGENLGGMDVDHWIADDFRARHGLDAAALRAMEPMLLRLAEQCKIALSNPDIAEEPLTLVNDLGPAPVVHRTVYARDCDACRDGGRGGHPGRDRACLGCLLDAGGFAAVLDATLTRALENARAANGGADVELKRVLVTGGTSLIPALRRFLRARFGDRVFFDRPFDTVARGACAAVVIPLLQHDYAIESYNPAHDAYEFQPLLPHGTGYPTPPDTVRLWGRGAYDGQTRVGLRIFEVSRMRRRAAAVSLSRPGAAAADETRVATENVFICLNRDNPTFIEADPPIDTGRDAQRFLCAFQVDGQRRLLVTVTDRLRGVPLLRDHPVVRL; encoded by the coding sequence ATGGCCCTCGCCGCGGTGGATTTTGGAACCTGCAACACCCTCCTCGCGCGGGTGAACGAGAGCAGCGGGCAGACGGAGACCGTCGCCCTGCCGGGGATCACCGTGCCCGTCGTCTACCGCGCCTCCGCCGACGCGCCGGAACTCACGGTGCATGTCGTGCCCTCCCTCATCCACTACGGCGCGGAGGAAACCCTGATCGGCGCCCAGGTGCTCGCGCGCGGCCTCCTCGACCACCCGGACACCTTCCGCTGGATGAAGCGCGCCGTCGCCGGACGCAACACCGACCGCCGCAAGACCCCCCAGGGCCACAAGGGGTACGTGGACGCCTCGTCCGACTTCCTGCTGCTCGCCCTGCGCTACGCAGGCGAGGCCCTCCCGCTGGACTCGGGGGAGGTCACCTTCACCGCGCCGGTGGAGTCTTTCGAGGACTTCGAGGACTGGCTCCGCGAGACGGCCGCGCGCGCCGGCGCCGGGCGCTGCCGGCTGCTCGACGAGGCCTCCGCCAGCGTGTTCGGCTATGAGGGCCTGCCCGGCGCGGGCGAGGCCTTCATGGTCGTGGACTTCGGCGGCGGCACCCTCGACGTCTCCGTGGTGCGCATGGACCCCTCCTCCGCCACGGAGAAGAAGGCGGTCCAGCTCGGCCGGGCGGGCGAAAACCTCGGCGGCATGGACGTGGACCACTGGATCGCCGACGACTTCCGCGCGCGGCACGGCCTCGACGCCGCCGCGCTGCGCGCCATGGAGCCCATGCTCCTGCGCCTGGCCGAGCAGTGCAAGATCGCCCTGTCGAACCCCGACATCGCCGAGGAGCCCCTCACCCTGGTCAACGACCTCGGCCCCGCCCCCGTGGTCCACCGCACCGTCTACGCCCGCGACTGCGACGCCTGCCGCGATGGCGGACGCGGCGGCCATCCCGGCCGGGACCGCGCCTGCCTTGGCTGCCTCCTTGATGCGGGCGGGTTCGCCGCCGTCCTCGACGCGACCCTCACCCGCGCCCTGGAGAACGCCCGCGCGGCGAACGGGGGCGCGGACGTGGAGCTGAAGCGCGTCCTGGTCACCGGCGGCACGAGCCTCATCCCCGCCCTGCGCCGCTTCCTGCGCGCCCGCTTCGGCGACCGCGTCTTCTTCGACCGGCCCTTCGACACCGTCGCCCGCGGCGCCTGCGCCGCCGTGGTCATCCCCCTGCTCCAGCACGACTACGCCATCGAGAGCTACAACCCGGCACATGACGCCTACGAGTTTCAGCCCCTCCTCCCGCACGGCACAGGATACCCCACCCCCCCCGACACCGTGCGCCTGTGGGGCCGCGGCGCCTACGACGGCCAGACCCGCGTCGGCCTGCGCATCTTCGAGGTCTCCCGGATGCGCCGCCGCGCCGCCGCCGTCTCCCTCTCCCGCCCCGGCGCCGCCGCCGCGGACGAGACCCGCGTCGCCACGGAAAACGTCTTCATCTGCCTCAACCGGGACAACCCCACCTTCATCGAGGCCGACCCCCCCATTGACACGGGCCGAGACGCCCAGCGTTTCCTCTGCGCCTTCCAGGTGGACGGCCAGCGCCGCCTCCTCGTCACCGTCACCGACCGCCTCCGCGGCGTCCCTCTCCTGCGCGACCACCCCGTTGTCCGCCTATAA
- the grpE gene encoding nucleotide exchange factor GrpE: MIVPYWLRRLLDRAGLWNTPPPPPPDFQSELLDRTARMADFAMELQDRERRMHTMRGEYARLESERTRQVSEAAERERDRLFARLAPPLANLDMLMDLAAAGRPASPEDVRTVHEQLRNELERQGLQRIGAAGAETAYDDTAHESMDGSPIPCGAPVVVRVPGYRTHGRTLLKAVVSRKP, translated from the coding sequence ATGATCGTGCCCTACTGGTTGAGGCGTCTGCTGGACCGCGCGGGTCTGTGGAACACCCCGCCCCCGCCCCCGCCGGACTTCCAATCCGAGCTGCTGGACCGCACCGCGCGCATGGCCGACTTCGCCATGGAGCTGCAGGACCGGGAACGCCGCATGCACACCATGCGCGGGGAGTACGCCCGCCTCGAGTCCGAGCGCACCCGCCAGGTCTCCGAAGCCGCCGAACGCGAGCGCGACCGCCTCTTCGCCCGCCTCGCCCCGCCCCTGGCCAACCTCGACATGCTCATGGACCTGGCCGCTGCCGGGCGGCCCGCCTCCCCGGAGGACGTGCGGACGGTCCATGAGCAGCTCCGCAACGAACTGGAACGCCAGGGGCTCCAGCGGATCGGCGCCGCCGGCGCCGAGACGGCCTACGACGACACGGCGCACGAGTCCATGGACGGGTCGCCCATTCCCTGCGGCGCGCCCGTGGTCGTCCGCGTTCCCGGATACCGCACCCACGGCAGGACCCTGCTGAAGGCCGTGGTGTCGCGAAAACCCTGA
- a CDS encoding outer membrane lipoprotein-sorting protein, translated as MKKWSLSPRPSLAALAAALIALLPLAGAAETPEEKGLRIATEASEADKGYGDTSSELVMTLRNRNNEATSRELRIKSLEMPDGSTRALVVFDTPKDVRGTALLTYAYADKEDEQWLFLPAVNRVKRIAGGGQSGPFMGSEFAFEDMASQRLEKFTYKHLREEEVGGKPCDVFERYPVNKASGYSRQVVWMEQGTHCIPKVEYYDRKETLLKTLSMTEYKLHQEKNWRPGRMEMVNHQTGKSTLLEWKNYQFRTGLTERDFDQNSLKNVR; from the coding sequence ATGAAAAAATGGTCATTGTCGCCGAGGCCTAGCCTGGCCGCCCTCGCCGCCGCGCTGATCGCGCTGCTCCCCCTGGCCGGCGCCGCCGAAACCCCCGAGGAGAAGGGCCTGCGCATCGCCACCGAGGCCTCTGAGGCCGACAAGGGCTACGGCGACACCAGCTCCGAGCTGGTGATGACCCTGCGCAACCGGAACAACGAGGCGACGAGCCGCGAGCTGCGCATCAAGTCCCTTGAGATGCCCGACGGCAGCACGCGCGCGCTGGTCGTGTTCGACACGCCCAAGGATGTCCGCGGCACCGCGCTGCTCACCTATGCCTACGCGGACAAGGAGGACGAGCAGTGGCTTTTCCTGCCCGCGGTCAACCGGGTGAAGCGCATCGCGGGCGGCGGCCAGTCGGGCCCGTTCATGGGCAGCGAGTTCGCCTTCGAGGACATGGCCAGCCAGCGCCTCGAGAAGTTCACCTACAAGCACCTGCGCGAGGAGGAGGTCGGCGGCAAGCCCTGCGACGTGTTCGAGCGCTACCCCGTGAACAAGGCCTCCGGCTACTCCAGGCAGGTCGTCTGGATGGAGCAGGGAACCCACTGCATCCCCAAGGTCGAGTACTACGACCGCAAGGAAACCCTCTTGAAAACCCTCTCCATGACCGAGTACAAACTCCACCAGGAGAAAAACTGGCGGCCCGGCCGGATGGAGATGGTGAACCACCAGACCGGCAAGTCCACCCTCCTCGAATGGAAGAACTACCAGTTCCGGACGGGACTGACGGAGCGCGACTTTGACCAGAACAGCCTCAAGAACGTGCGGTGA
- a CDS encoding MMPL family transporter — translation MSKSIELRAEALTIRYAQWVLRWRWPIIITVLLASAVTCYGFRYFVLDNDYRVFFSHDDPKLLDYEALQNAYTKDETLFFIVTAKSGEVFDRETLTALGELTEAAWQLPHVLRVDSVTNFQYVSSEGDELRVQPLVVNPAEMSDEALAKAKETALNEPLLLNRLVKPGSPVTGVNLTVHIPEDGKNRGAELTAEAEALAARIIGDHPGVEIALTGLIPLNDAFYQATLHDLTTLVPVMLVVLMFMMYVMLQSAWLMGAVSLIVLLSTATSVGIVSWMGYHISGPVTPAPLIILTLAVADCVHIIMATQHNLREGMGRNAAIVESMRINMNAVFLTSFTTVIGFLSMNFNSSPPVQLMGNTVSLGVAIAWLLAVLLLPPLLAVMPFRVKASTRDERMQRAMSVMAGLVIRWKTPLVVSLAAVGIFFGAFVPSIHINNQFAEWFEEDYPIRKNTQYLMENLTGIYQVAFSLKAGESDGVSDPEYLANVDTFANWLRAQEGVVQVGTVVDTLKRVNRSMNGDDPAMYRLPESRELAAQYLLLYEMSLPMGIDLNTEINVDKSATRLIVTTANLPSEKMAVLIDRAQEWQRANLPAGMYSDAIGPSVMFCEISRSMIRSMMVSAPLSLVLVILALIVSLRSLRMGILAIFPNIAPMAVGLGLWGLMGWDMNFSMTTIVSMTIGIIVDNTIHFMSKYLRAHQEAGLSARQSVRYAYSCVGVPLWTNAVVLVSGFGVLTLSPMMFCDNMGVLSTVVIISSLIANLVMLPGMLLIADGDNGKDDAEEKETADEKMVIVAEA, via the coding sequence TTGTCGAAAAGCATTGAACTGCGGGCCGAAGCACTCACCATCCGTTATGCCCAGTGGGTGCTGCGGTGGCGCTGGCCCATCATCATCACCGTGCTTCTGGCGTCGGCCGTCACGTGCTACGGGTTCCGGTATTTCGTGCTGGACAACGACTACCGGGTGTTCTTCTCCCACGACGACCCGAAACTGCTCGACTACGAGGCGCTTCAGAACGCCTACACGAAGGACGAGACGCTTTTCTTCATTGTGACGGCGAAGTCCGGGGAGGTCTTTGACCGGGAGACGCTGACCGCCCTGGGCGAGCTGACGGAGGCGGCGTGGCAGCTGCCGCACGTGCTCCGGGTGGACTCGGTGACCAATTTCCAGTACGTCTCCTCCGAGGGGGACGAGCTGCGGGTGCAGCCGCTGGTGGTGAACCCGGCGGAGATGAGCGACGAGGCGCTGGCCAAGGCGAAGGAAACGGCGCTGAACGAGCCGCTCCTGCTGAACCGGCTGGTGAAGCCGGGGAGCCCGGTGACGGGGGTGAACCTGACGGTGCACATCCCGGAGGACGGGAAGAACCGGGGGGCGGAGCTGACGGCGGAGGCGGAGGCGCTCGCCGCGCGGATCATTGGGGACCACCCCGGGGTGGAGATTGCCCTGACGGGGCTCATCCCGCTGAACGACGCGTTTTACCAGGCCACGCTGCACGACCTGACCACGCTGGTGCCGGTGATGCTGGTCGTGCTGATGTTCATGATGTATGTCATGCTCCAGTCCGCCTGGCTCATGGGGGCGGTCTCCCTGATTGTCCTCCTTTCGACCGCCACCTCGGTGGGCATCGTGTCGTGGATGGGCTACCACATCTCCGGCCCCGTGACCCCCGCGCCGCTCATCATCCTGACGCTGGCGGTGGCGGACTGCGTCCACATCATCATGGCGACGCAGCACAACCTCCGCGAGGGCATGGGCCGGAACGCGGCCATTGTCGAGAGCATGCGCATCAACATGAACGCCGTGTTCCTCACGAGCTTCACGACGGTCATCGGCTTCCTGAGCATGAACTTCAACTCGTCGCCGCCGGTCCAGCTCATGGGCAACACGGTGAGCCTGGGCGTGGCCATCGCGTGGCTCCTCGCCGTGCTGCTGCTGCCGCCGCTGCTGGCGGTGATGCCGTTCCGCGTGAAGGCGAGCACCCGCGACGAGCGGATGCAGCGGGCCATGTCCGTCATGGCGGGCCTGGTCATCCGCTGGAAGACGCCGCTGGTCGTCTCGCTGGCCGCCGTGGGCATCTTCTTCGGCGCCTTTGTGCCCAGCATCCACATCAACAACCAGTTCGCCGAGTGGTTCGAGGAGGACTACCCGATCCGGAAGAACACGCAGTACCTGATGGAGAACCTGACGGGCATCTACCAGGTGGCCTTCAGCCTGAAGGCGGGCGAGAGCGACGGCGTGAGCGACCCCGAATACCTGGCAAACGTGGACACCTTCGCCAACTGGCTGCGGGCGCAGGAGGGGGTGGTGCAGGTGGGCACGGTGGTGGACACGCTCAAGCGGGTGAACCGGAGCATGAACGGGGACGACCCGGCCATGTACCGGCTGCCGGAGAGCCGCGAGCTGGCCGCGCAGTACCTGCTGCTCTACGAGATGTCCCTGCCCATGGGCATTGACCTCAACACCGAGATCAACGTGGACAAGTCCGCGACGCGCCTCATCGTGACGACGGCCAACCTGCCCTCGGAAAAGATGGCGGTGCTCATTGACCGGGCGCAGGAGTGGCAGCGGGCCAACCTGCCCGCGGGCATGTACAGCGACGCCATCGGGCCGTCCGTCATGTTCTGCGAAATCTCCCGGTCCATGATCCGGAGCATGATGGTCAGCGCGCCGCTCTCCCTGGTCCTCGTGATCCTGGCGCTGATCGTCTCCCTGCGCTCCCTGCGCATGGGCATCCTCGCCATCTTCCCCAACATCGCGCCCATGGCGGTGGGCCTCGGCCTCTGGGGCCTGATGGGCTGGGACATGAACTTCAGCATGACCACCATCGTCTCCATGACCATCGGCATCATCGTGGACAACACGATCCACTTCATGAGCAAATACCTGCGCGCGCACCAGGAGGCCGGCCTCTCCGCGCGCCAGAGCGTCCGCTACGCCTACTCCTGCGTGGGCGTGCCCCTGTGGACCAACGCCGTCGTGCTCGTCTCCGGGTTCGGCGTCCTCACCCTGTCCCCCATGATGTTCTGCGACAACATGGGCGTGCTCAGCACCGTGGTCATCATCTCGTCCCTGATCGCCAACCTTGTCATGCTTCCCGGAATGCTCCTCATCGCCGACGGGGACAACGGGAAGGACGACGCCGAAGAGAAGGAAACCGCCGATGAAAAAATGGTCATTGTCGCCGAGGCCTAG
- a CDS encoding tetratricopeptide repeat protein, whose translation MNGLGWRHDRAGNAEKALHWYGRALDTAPRYARARLNRAGLHLRAGRLDEAERDAREAVAAAPNAPQTRHALGEVLAARGDTEGARAAFGDALALSPDFAPSRAALDALPPAPAM comes from the coding sequence ATGAACGGCCTCGGGTGGCGCCACGACCGCGCCGGGAACGCGGAAAAGGCCCTCCACTGGTACGGGCGCGCCCTCGACACCGCCCCCCGCTACGCCCGCGCGCGCCTCAACCGCGCCGGCCTGCACCTGCGCGCGGGAAGGCTGGACGAGGCGGAGCGCGACGCCCGCGAGGCCGTCGCCGCCGCGCCCAACGCGCCGCAGACCCGCCACGCCCTCGGCGAGGTCCTCGCCGCGCGCGGCGACACGGAGGGCGCGCGCGCCGCCTTTGGGGACGCCCTGGCCCTCTCCCCGGATTTCGCCCCGTCCCGGGCCGCGCTGGACGCGCTCCCCCCCGCCCCCGCAATGTAA
- a CDS encoding helix-turn-helix transcriptional regulator produces MKSRYVVENNVRKYRLEAGKTQTALAAEVGVSRQTIITIEQRPVDASLSLGLRIARALARPVEEVFLLDGKFGGK; encoded by the coding sequence ATGAAGTCCCGCTATGTAGTAGAGAATAATGTCCGGAAGTATCGGCTGGAGGCGGGGAAGACCCAGACCGCGCTGGCCGCCGAGGTCGGCGTGTCGCGCCAGACCATCATCACCATTGAGCAGCGCCCGGTGGACGCCTCCCTCTCCCTCGGACTCCGGATCGCCCGGGCCCTCGCGCGGCCCGTGGAGGAGGTTTTTCTGCTCGACGGAAAATTCGGCGGAAAATGA